Part of the Pirellulales bacterium genome is shown below.
TAGTGCGAAATCGGCTGCGGCAAATCGCGCTCGGTGCGCAATTGGTTTCCGGTGCTCATCGGCCCCGCGGCGGCCAGTGAAGATACCAGCACCAGCACAGGAGGCGTGGTCCGGCGGAGGCATCCTTCGATGAGGTTGCGGACTCCCGCTTGATTCACACGGCAAAACGCCTCCAAGCCAAAAGCCTTCGTGAGGCCGGCCAAATGGTAAACTATCTCTACGCCGTCAATGGCCGCTGGCAGCGTTTCGGCAACAGTGACATCTCCCACGGTCACCTTGGCGCCCAGCTTCTGCAGCGATTCGGCAGTGGACGAATTATGAATCAGGCAGCGCACGTCATCGCCCCGAGAGAGCAGGGCAGAGACCAATTGCCCGCCGATAAATCCATTGGCGCCAGTGACCAAGACGCGAGTCATCGTTTTTCAGCGCTACAGACAAAGAGGAAAAATGCCGACAGGCGCGAACGCATTTGTCGGTCGTTAGGTGCTTTTTTTGAGTTTGATCGGCAAGCGGTCGATTTTGGCGGCCAGAATGAAATCGTTTTCCGACAGACCGCCGACAGCGTGCGTCCACAGTTCGATCGACAGGTTACGGTAACCTTCCAGATGCAAATCGGGATGATGATCTTCCGCCTCAGCCAATTGAGCCACCGCCTGAAAGAATTCGATGCCCGCCAGAAAATCTTTCACCGTCCAGTTTTTGCGAATTCGCTCCGCGTCGTGAGTTAATTGCCAACCGGAAAGATTTTTCAATTGCGCTTCGGCCTCGGTGCGGCTGTATTTGTGCCCGCCTTCGTCACAAGAAGTGCATTTTTTGGTCGAGAGCTTTTCCGCGGTTTCGGTCGGCATGAGACACCTCAATGGTTAAAGCTGTAGCTAAAAGACAGTGTCGGCTCCGATAAGCTAGATCGCAAGGCCAGGAAAATCTGCAAAAGTTATGCCGAACGGCTAGACTGGGCTGGATGGCAGCGAAGATTGAATGCACAGCCGCGTGGAACAGAATTGCCGATAAAAAACACGCTATCTTCGCGGGGGCGAAACAGGCTGTTGTGCCGCCGATGGTGTCGTGGCAGGCGCTTTGCGCGGCGGCGGATCAGCACTTAACTGCGTGGAATCCACAAATCGCAGGTCCAGTTTCATTTCGCGGGTCGACGGCCAGTAATAAATGGAACGGGCGACCGTGTGAGATTGGGGGGCGCCTGGTTGCGGCTGCCGGAACAATTGGGCGTCGCTGCGCCCATCGCCAAGCAGCACCAGCATGTCTTTCGCCTCGGAGTAGTTTAGCTGTTGGGCCATTGCGGTGAACGTATCGCCTTCCTGCTGCTGGCCTTCGACGCGGGCGTTGCCCGTGGCTTGCATTTCCATCAGGCTGCGGCCTTGCACCGGCGCACTTTGATTGGTTGCCAACTGATCGCAAGTGAGCAGAAAGCTGCCCGGTGGCAATCCGGCCGGGCTATCTGGATCCAACTGCGAATTCCAATCGGGCACAGGCCCGTAGACGGTGCGCACTTGCTCCTGAAAAACCAACTCACGCCGCAGGACATTGCCGGAAATTCCGCGATGGAATTGCACGTTGAGATAATTGATTTGCAACCGATTGGGGTCGTTGCTATTGGCGCCGGAAGCGGCACCACCTGGGTTGTGCTGCGGTGCGCTCAGGTTACCTGCAGCGTTGGCGCCGGCGCGTGCCGCCGAAGGCCCGCGCCCCAAACCGCCCATCAATGCCCGGGCCGCACCCAACCGCCAACTGAGCAATTGGCCGGGTTCTTCCTCGGTCGCTTCGCCAATTAAATCTCCCGTGATTTGATTGACTTGCAAACTTGCCAGATGTTCCATTTGATCCAACACGGTGACGGCGCCGTGCTGCGTTTGGCGATTTTCCAACCACGCGCCGCCGCGGCAAGTGAGCCATTCGATGGAAGATCGTTGTTGCTGACCGGGATTCGCGGCATTAAAATCGACCCGTTCGTGCAAGGTGGCTTCCAATTCTGGAGCGCGAATCGTTTGTGTAATTTCGTTGTCGCTGCGCTGCCCAACGACTTCTCCGGCGAATTTTGCCGTGCGACCGTCAAACAACATGCCCTCTTTCCAGTCGATCGTGGTGACGCCGTGACTGGAAGCCAGCAGGCCGGCGCGATTGTTTTCCGCCGCCGTCGCGCCATTTTGTGGCGGTTGTGTGCTGGTAATGATCATGCGGCCGGGCCCGTCAATCCACAGGCGATTTTGTCCACGGTTCAAGTGGACGCTTTGGCCGCGCAGGGTTAGGCCTTGGGCGATAATTTCCGCCGGCTGGCCGGAAATGTTGACCTCCGCATCGGGCGTGTTGGCCCTTAATACTTCCAAATAATCGCCTTTCGTTTCGAGCGGCTTTTCGCCGCTTTGTGCCGGGCTTTGTGCGAATTGAACATTGCCCTCCACCGTGACGCGCTCCACTTCATTTTGCGAAGCGTGATTGACCGACCAAATTTTCAACAGACCGCCGTAAATTTCGTAGTGTTGCCGCCGTGAATTGGTGTTTTGATTGCCGGGAGAAGTGAACGTACCCGCCGGCTCCGCCGGATTGCGGCTTTGATTGCCGGTGGAGCCTCCCGGCGGAGCAGCGCCGTCGGCTGATGCGGCGTCGCGCACCCAGGCTTCTAGTTGTGAAACCTCGCCGCTGAGCTGCGGAGATTCGATGTGCACATTTTTTCCAGCGGCATCCATCAACAGGTGGCGTTGGAGGATGTCATATTCCAAGTGCTCGCCGCGGAGTTCGCCTTGCATCAATTCAGCCCGCACGACAACCGGGTTGCCTCGCGCCACCAGGCGTTTGGGCTCCAACTGCGGCATTCGATGAGTCGCTGAATCTGCGGGCGAATTATTTGCCAGGGCCTGTGAGGCGTGTGCCGCAGCACCGGGCGGTGGTTGGCGCGGGCCGAAATACAAATTCAGCAATTCGCAATTGAGCTGGTCGCTAGGACCATTGGGATGCGGCCGCACTACATCCACTCGATCATGAAAAGTGGCGACGTTTTCCACCAAATCAAATTCAAAGGGGCCCTGGCATTGAATATCGACCGGCGGATTGTTGTCCGCCCCCGCCAATTGCCCGTTGGTAGATCCGGCGGTGGGCGCGGAAAGATTTGTCGTGCGGCTGGCCGCTGTGCTTTGATCGCCGGGCAAAAATCCGCTGGAGCCGGGTTGGAGGTGCATGTGCACATCGGTCAGCAATTGAAACGACTGCACGCCGCTAAAGTTAGTGCCGTGACTGTCCCCCGCTTTTTGATCGCGAAGCAGCTCGATTCGCATGTTGCGGCCGTAACCGTGGCTGGCGCCGAAACGAAAATTGACTTCATTGGGAGTGAAAATCAAATTGTCTTTCAACTGCGCATCATGTGCGGTGACTAAAAAATCGTCACCGCCATCAGGACACGTGGGCCCGCTTTGGATGGTGATGGGCCCTTCCATGATTCCGCCCAACAGATGGCCGATACTGCCGGCATCCAGATTTTCCTGATCGTCGAACTGCAGTTCCGCCCGATGCGCTTGCAGAATGATGACCCGGTGGTGGTTGTCAGCCTGCTCGGCATCTCCATCGGGCAGATAAATTACCGTGCAGGGGGTGAGGATAATTCGATGATTGGGCTCCGACTTATATTCTTTCACCAGGTACTTGGCGGTGGAGCTATCCATGATGATGGGGTTGTCGAGTTCCCACGATCCGGGAGGAAAAAATCGCGCATAGCTTCCCAAGTGATTTTGCGATTGTCGGCTGGCCGCGCGTTGCTCGGGCGAAACGGCAACCACGCGCTTTGGTTGCTGCTGCGGTTCGACCAGCGGCACCACCGTTACCCGATAAACGCAGAACACTCCCAACACAACCAGCAAACTGGCGACGGTGCGTTTCATTCGGGCGAGCATGGAGGCGGGCAAATTACCGGCGTTTAAAAACCGGGGTAGTTAGAATCAGAAAGTGCGAATCACCACTGGAATTCCAGCGAGCAAGGACCAATGACCGAAAATCTCCGCGGTGCTTTTGTGGTTGAGGCCTTAAGCTTGGTCTTTTAGTTGTCATTCGAATGATGCGATTCATCGTGGAGCGCGCCGTACTTTTGCAACAGGTTAGCCCAGCGATCTTGGGCTTTCAAAATCAGTTCAACCACTTCGCGCAATGCACCGTGGCCGCCATACGCCTGCGTTACATAGTTCGCCGCTTTTCGTACTTCCTCGCAGCCATCGCCCACTGCCACGGCCAACCCCACCTGACGGAGCACGGGCAGATCGGGCAAATCGTCTCCCACGTAGCAAACCTGGTCGGGACGCAATTGCCGTTGCGCCAAAATTTGCTTAACGATTGGCAGTTTGTCGTCGATGCCCTGCCGCACAATGTCGACGCCCAATTCCACGGCTCGAAGTTGCACAATGTGCGAGGCCCGGCCGGTGACCAAGCCAAAATGGTGGCCGGCCCGTTGCCATAATTTAATTCCCAGGCCATCGCGAATGTGAAAGCGTTTGATTTCGATTCCTTGGTTGTCGAAAATGACGCCGCCATCGGTCAGGACGCCGTCGACATCGGAAAGAATCAGTTCGATGGGCCGGCAGCGGGTGGCAAGATCCATGGCGGGCTTTTTAGCGGAAATTCATTGTCAGAAGTGCAATTTTCCGAGCTTCACAATAGCTTGTGCAAATTAGAGACCGGTTCGTCCCATGTTTGCAGACAGCTTCAACAGTGCCGGATTTTTGGGTCGCGGCACGCTGCTGGCGGAGTTTTCCGTTTGGGAAGCTAGCACCACGGCCAGCCCTTCGGGATACATCGCCACAATGTCGGTAATATCGAGCAAACCGACCGGTTTTTCCTCGGCATCGACGACGGGTAATTCGCTGATGCGCCGCTCCGCCATAATGGCTACGGCGTCGTTCATCATGGAGCCTTGTGGCACGCTGGTGAGGTGAGATGTCATCACGTTGCGGATCGGCCCATCCAGCAACCCTTCGCGGCGGCTTTCGAACAGGCGGGCCAAATCGCTATCGGTGAAAATGCCGCGCAACCGGCCGGCGTGATCGACAATCATAATCGCCCCGGTTCGCCTCGTGGGCAAACGA
Proteins encoded:
- a CDS encoding HAD hydrolase family protein; this translates as MDLATRCRPIELILSDVDGVLTDGGVIFDNQGIEIKRFHIRDGLGIKLWQRAGHHFGLVTGRASHIVQLRAVELGVDIVRQGIDDKLPIVKQILAQRQLRPDQVCYVGDDLPDLPVLRQVGLAVAVGDGCEEVRKAANYVTQAYGGHGALREVVELILKAQDRWANLLQKYGALHDESHHSNDN
- a CDS encoding 4a-hydroxytetrahydrobiopterin dehydratase is translated as MPTETAEKLSTKKCTSCDEGGHKYSRTEAEAQLKNLSGWQLTHDAERIRKNWTVKDFLAGIEFFQAVAQLAEAEDHHPDLHLEGYRNLSIELWTHAVGGLSENDFILAAKIDRLPIKLKKST